A single window of Colletes latitarsis isolate SP2378_abdomen chromosome 6, iyColLati1, whole genome shotgun sequence DNA harbors:
- the LOC143342634 gene encoding juvenile hormone esterase-like: MYKPIVTLKQGKIRGTSVKSVLGSSYVAFYEIPFAAPPIGELRFKDPVTPASWTGIRNCTVCTGKICIQPEDYPPYNVIGNEDCLYLNVYANSLNQSKPVMFWIHGGGFTIGTGSYKLTRPDYLLAKDVVVVAANYRLGAFGFLNLGHRVAPGNQGMKDLIKALQWVKENIRNFGGDPDNVTLIGHSAGAVISHALTISPAARGLFHKAIIQSGFLTCSWCTIQNRPDRCFKLALILGIKSTDPEEIVESLRRLPNKDIVKAYPFILTEQEENRHVLPFGLNYDKVAEYSVLPYPIEQLCANDVGIPVLSGFMSHETIIFHRDMSEENLKKYNYQMPDIVTDLRELLGLQPEDTEELLRTVKDRYFDGKLISIDNMEAFLNFKTNIYFVIPLKLYINDRVKRTCAPTYVYRFSYLGKETTYTDLRMKRVVHGASHMDELAYLFYSPLCKAENPEPPANGTKDKLIMERLTTMWTNFARTGNPTPCQDNNLIKTIWEPVTKDKFCYLNIDEEFELVTTKLDSLNFN, translated from the exons ATGTATAAGCCAATTGTTACTCTAAAACAAGGAAAAATACGGGGCACTTCCGTCAAAAGTGTCTTAGGATCCTCTTACGTCGCTTTTTACGAAATACCATTCGCTGCTCCTCCCATCGGAGAACTCAGGTTCAAG gatcCAGTGACGCCTGCTTCGTGGACGGGCATCAGAAACTGTACCGTCTGTACCGGAAAGATCTGTATCCAGCCAGAGGATTATCCACCCTATAATGTTATCGGAAACGAGGACTGCCTTTACCTCAATGTTTACGCCAATTCTCTCAACCAGTCGAAACCAGTCATGTTCTGGATCCATGGCGGTGGATTCACTATAGGCACTGGCAGTTACAAACTCACGAGACCTGATTACCTACTCGCGAAAGACGTCGTAGTCGTCGCTGCAAACTATAGATTGGGTGCATTTG GTTTCTTAAATCTGGGGCACCGAGTTGCACCTGGAAATCAGGGTATGAAGGACCTAATTAAAGCCTTGCAATGGGTCAAGGAGAATATTCGCAATTTTGGAGGAGATCCTGATAATGTCACGCTTATTGGCCACAGCGCTGGAGCAGTAATATCTCATGCTCTAACTATTTCTCCGGCTGCTCGAG GACTGTTTCACAAGGCGATCATCCAAAGTGGATTTTTAACGTGTAGTTGGTGCACCATCCAAAATCGACCAGATCGTTGttttaagctcgcgttgatcctCGGGATAAAATCGACCGATCCAGAGGAAATCGTCGAATCGTTGCGCAGACTGCCAAATAAAGATATCGTCAAGGCTTATCCTTTCATTCTCACGGAACAG GAGGAGAACAGGCATGTTCTACCCTTTGGATTGAATTACGACAAAGTAGCTGAGTATTCTGTTCTACCGTATCCGATCGAACAATTATGCGCAAACGACGTTGGTATTCCTGTTTTGAGCGGTTTCATGTCCCACGAAACCATCATATTTCACAGGG ACATGAGCGAGGAAAATcttaaaaaatacaattatcAAATGCCAGATATTGTGACAGACTTAAGGGAATTGTTAGGGTTACAACCCGAGGACACGGAGGAATTATTAAGGACTGTTAAGGATCGGTATTTCGATGGGAAATTGATCAGCATAGATAACATGGAGGCGTTCCTAAATTTCAAGACAAACATTTATTTTGTCATTCCTTTGAAGTTGTATATAAATGATCGCGTGAAAAGGACGTGCGCGCCTACTTACGTTTACAGGTTTTCGTACTTGGGGAAGGAAACTACGTACACGGATCTTCGTATGAAGCGTGTTGTCCATG ggGCATCTCACATGGACgaattggcatacttgttttactCGCCTCTTTGTAAGGCTGAAAACCCTGAACCACCCGCAAATGGCACGAAAGATAAACTTATAATGGAACGTTTGACTACGATGTGGACCAATTTTGCTAGAACAGG AAATCCCACCCCATGCCaagataataatttaattaagaCTATTTGGGAGCCTGTGACGAAGGACAAGTTTTGTTATTTAAATATCGACGAAGAATTTGAATTGGTAACCACGAAATTGGATTCATTAAACTTCAATTGA